A region from the Haliaeetus albicilla chromosome 16, bHalAlb1.1, whole genome shotgun sequence genome encodes:
- the FANCF gene encoding Fanconi anemia group F protein, with amino-acid sequence MEAVLEQVEQLPALLAVSRSALVRDWDALTLDRALEWGRYFQHLHDRFRTRPRLREALGRRLRRGQPSPLLGFPHLGRCPQLLGLALLENRALPPAACRRLIHSLLQPAGAEAGPEPRSLALLARRKAASRLLALPGGPPRAPEEMGPQPRTEAQLLLSRLREEAREAEPAGEAAGRLRWLSGVLEELPQPRVFEVVAAALLLRPGSDAEQAGDGGRDGKSVDGNQASATGDEGVAGLLLSWLLGNLERFSAFCLFLPGSLLASLAGHYSQFSRPYLDLLTGWGSHLLYDPLQGRWVKSCLDKAELSWEELRERFTCLCQGSALLRGQTQDALKLLKARDGDFTVCGLSVWTDLLVEVEEYLRKEAKCQRMNPKAT; translated from the coding sequence ATGGAggccgtgctggagcaggtggagcAGCTGCCGGCGCTCCTGGCCGTCTCCCGCTCCGCGCTGGTGCGGGACTGGGACGCCCTCACCCTGGACAGGGCGCTAGAGTGGGGCCGGTACTTCCAGCACCTGCACGATCGCTTCCGCACCCGGCCTCGGCTCCGGGAGGCCCTCgggcggcggctgcggcggggTCAGCCGAGCCCTCTGCTCGGCTTCCCCCACCTGGGACGCTGCCCGCAGCTGCTGGGCCTGGCGCTGCTGGAGAACCGCGCTCTGCCTCCCGCCGCCTGCCGCCGCCTCAtccacagcctgctgcagcctgccGGCGCGGAGGCCGGCCCGGAGCCCCGCAGCCTGGCGCTCCTCGCCCGTCGGAAGGCCGCCTCCCGCCTGCTGGCGCTGCCCGGCGGTCCGCCGCGGGCCCCGGAGGAGATGGGGCCGCAGCCGCGAACGGAGGcgcagctgctgctgagccgGCTGCGGGAGGAGGCGCGGGAGGCCGAGCcggcgggggaggcggcggggcggctgCGCTGGCTGTCCGGTGTCCTGGAggagctcccccagccccgggtCTTCGAGGTGGTGGCGGCGGCTCTGCTGCTGAGGCCGGGGAGTGATGCTGAGCAGGCCGGAGACGGGGGTCGGGATGGGAAGAGCGTAGACGGAAACCAGGCGAGTGCAACGGGAGATGAAGGCGTTGCCGGGCTCCTGCTTTCCTGGCTGCTGGGGAACTTGGAGCGGTTTTCTGccttctgcctttttctcccAGGCTCTCTTCTTGCCTCCCTAGCTGGTCACTATTCCCAGTTCAGCAGACCTTATTTGGACCTCTTAACTGGCTGGGGAAGCCACTTGCTCTATGACCCCTTGCAGGGACGGTGGGTTAAAAGTTGTCTTGACAAAGCTGAATTGTCCTGGGAGGAGCTGAGGGAGCGCTTCACCTGCCTCTGTCAGGGATCTGCACTGCTCAGGGGACAGACCCAAGATGCTCTGAAACTCCTGAAGGCACGGGATGGAGACTTTACAGTCTGTGGCCTGAGTGTGTGGACTGACTTACTGGTGGAAGTAGAGGAATATCTGAGGAAAGAAGCAAAGTGCCAACGAATGAACCCAAAAGCAACATGA